TTTATTTGGCCTGAGCATGCAGCTATTCGATCTTCTCCTACGTTATGAAAAACTACTTTGCTCCAATTTTTTCTCTTATTTTGACCGCTTGTGTTGAAAATAGCCCTGTAAAGGATGAAAATGTTTTTGTAAATAAGTGTGATACTTCCGCTTTTCGAGCTCGGTATAGTGCGGCTGTTCAAAAGGCTATTGAAATTCCCATTTGCATTCATACGGTTTACCCTGACGAAGTTACAAGAGCCTCTTTAGAAGTGGAGGGTACCCAAGAAGTGGAGAGTACCGATGAAGCTTACACGCGTATTTATGTAGAGTACTTCAATACTTTCATGGCTGCTGTATATCATCCTCTCACAGGTGAACAAATTAGATTGGATACGAAGATTTGGGTCTATGAATTTGCCCCGAGGGACATAATTGTAGACGCTGAATGGGGGAACGTGAATGCTTATTCAGACTCAGATCCTGCGGGGCTGACAGTGCGTCATGATCTTGCAGTCTCAAATAATACTGAAGGATGTGAGAACTTGTACATTATTAAGAATGACGTTCTATCTCCGGATAAGTTGTTCGGTTATGCAACGTTTCCAGACAATGCTCCTCAGGATAATTATATCCTGCTCTGGGATACTGACGAGGGGGATACTGACAGCAGTAAGATTGCTCACGAGTTTGGCCATGTTTTGGACCTTTCGCATACGGATGCGACTGGTGGAGATCATGTAGATGATACACCCTATGATCCCGGCGAGGACTACTGCGACATCGAGGCGGATCCTAATACTGGCGAGGTTTTTGGAACTTGCGACGCGCCTTATGAGGAATACGGCCCGGATTTGCCGTTGGACAACATTATGGCTTCCTACGCGCGGAGATATGTTTTTACGGTACAACAAATCGAAAGAATGCACTGTACGTGGAATCTGTATGAGGACAATATTTTCCCACATTACTACTATTGAAACAGTTTTGTTAATTATAAATTCCAAAAATAACCTGTCTTAAAACAAGTTATTTATTTCTGTAAAGTATTGGCTCGGCCTGGTGTACGATATCCGAACGTGGTTCAAAGAGCCAGTGGTTTTTAATGAGCGCTTGTTATATGATTGAAATATGAACGTACACGAACATCATGAATCGCATGAACATGAGCATCACGATCATTCCGAGCACGAACATCACAATGCTCACGTCTCTGCGCACGAAGAACATGGCGGTCATGGAGGACATTCTCCAACCATGGGAATGGAGGGACATGATCATCATCAAATGATGATTGATGATTTTAAAAAACGATTTTGGGTGTCTGCTCTTCTCACACTTCCTGTTTTGGTGTTCTCTCCCATGATTCAGGGATTTTTCGGATATGAATTATTGCTTCCCGGGAATGCCTATTTTTTGTTGAGTCTTTCCTCTTTGGTTTATTTTTGGGGAGGATGGCCTTTTTTAAAAGGATGTTGGGTTGAAATAAAAAGTAAAGGGCTTGGAATGATGACTCTTATTTCGATGGCCATCAGTGTGGCCTATTTTTATAGCTCAGCCACGGTGTTTGGTTTGCCTGGGGAAGATTTTTTTTGGGAGTTGGCAACGTTGATCGATATCATGTTGTTGGGTCATTGGCTTGAGATGAAATCGGTTTTGGGGGCTTCCAAAGCGTTGCAATTGTTGGTCAGCATGATGCCTGCTGAAGCTCATCGTGTTGGAAAGGAAGGGCATGTGGAAGATATTCAACTCGAAGATTTACAACAAAACGATACGATTTTGGTGAAACCCGGAGAAAAAGTTCCGGCAGACGGGATTGTGACGGAAGGGGAGAGCTATTTGAATGAATCCATGCTCACCGGCGAATCAAAGCCTGTTAAAAAAGAAGTGGGGATGAAAGTCATCGGGGGTTCTATCAATGGGAATGGTTCTTTGAAAATTAAGGTTGAACACACGGGGAAAGACAGCTATCTCAATAAAGTAATCACGTTGGTTCAGGAGGCGCAAAAGTCAAAATCCAAAATGCAGAATCTTTCGGATAGGGCGGCCAAATGGCTTACTTATATTGCTTTGATTATCGGGTTTGGAACGTTGGCGGTTTGGTTGGCGCTTGGGTTTCCTTTTGTGTATGCCTTGGAGCGGATGGTTACGGTCATGGTGATTGCGTGTCCTCATGCGTTGGGGTTAGCTATTCCACTTGTTGTGGCCATATCTACGGCGATTTCAGCTCAAAACGGTTTATTGATAAGAAATCGAACAGCATTTGAAGAATCGAGGAAAATCACCACTCTTTTATTTGATAAAACCGGGACGCTCACTCGGGGCGATTTTGGGGTTACACGAATTGAATCTGTTTCAACTCATTATTTTTCTCCTGAAATTCTTCGACTCGCCAGTGCATTAGAACAAAGTTCGGAGCATCCCATTGCCGTTGGAATTATGAATAAAATAAAACAAGAAAAAATTCCCGTTCCTTCCTTGGAACATTTTGTCGCCATCCCCGGAAAAGGAGTGGAAGGGAAGGTGGAGGGCAAAGAAATTAAAGTGGTGAGTCCCGGATATTTGAAAGATAAAAATATTGAGATTCCGAAAGGGGCTTTTGGTCATGGGGCGGAAACCGTAGTTTTTGTTTTTATTGATAATGTTTTGGCGGGATATGTTGCTTTGGCGGATTCAATACGACCTGAAAGTGCCGAGGCGATTCGTGTTTTTAAAAAGAATAAAATTAAAGTCATGATGGCCACCGGCGATAATGAAGGCGTGGCAAAGGCGGTGAGTGATGAGTTGGGGTTGGATGGTTATTATGCCGGAGTGTTGCCTCATCAAAAAGTGGAGATTGTTAAGGAGCTTCAGGCAAAAGGTGAATTTGTGGCCATGACAGGGGATGGCGTGAATGATGCTCCTGCCTTGGCGCAGGCCGATGTGGGGATTGCGGTTGGTTCCGGTACGGATGTGGCTGCCGAAACCGCGGATATCATTCTTGTGAACAGTAATCCTCAAGACATTGCCAAGCTTATTTTATTCGGGAAAGCCACGTACAATAAGATGATCCAGAATTTGATTTGGGCTACCGGATATAATGTTATCGCGATTCCTCTTGCGGCGGGTGTGTTTTACTCTTTTGGGTTTACTCTAGGGCCTGCGTTGGGGGCTGTTTTCATGAGCTTAAGCACTATCATTGTGGCCATCAATGCTCAACTTTTGAGAAAGAGCATAAGCAAATAGGGATGGCAACGGAATTATTACTTTTTTCCCATGGAACTCTGTATCCTTTGGATATATTTATATGTTTAAACCCTTTTAACCATGATGGATTACAATATGATGAGTGGAGTGAACGGGAGCGGGATGATGGCTTTTTCTTGGGTCACGTATGTTTTAGTAGTGACTTTTTTGGTTTTAGGAGTGATTGCTTTTGCGAAATATATTGGGAAAAAATAAAGTTCTAAATACAGCTTTTTAAAATTTCCATACTCTCTCGTGGGTTTTGAATTTTTTTAAGGCAAATGGTTTCTTGATATCCTCCAGAGGCCGAGGCGCTTAAAAGGATATCTCCATAGTGAAACAGTTTTCCAAAAAGTCCCTGATTGATTTGAATCTCACGGATGTTTTTAAGATCGAATAATTTTTCTTTTGTGCTAAAAAATCCTTTTCGCTCAATTAGTTTTTTATCGGCATAATCGATGAAGTATTTATGAGACAGCCAGTGCAGGAGCACGAGCAATAGTAAAAATAGTTGGAGAATAGATTTGATTATGTGAAGGGAAAGCAGGAAAAGATTTAAATGATAGAAATGGTCTGATCCCATGTTTTCTTTCAGTAAAAAAATATCGACAAAAGTATAGGCAAGGCTTGATAAAAATAAGATTAGGAATAGCTTGAAAATTAAAATAAACAAGCTGTCACTTATGGGTTCCATTTTTCTGAAGAAAGATTGATCCATGGGAAATTTTTTCATTAATGTAACCTCTGTATAACTCAACTATGAGGAAAATCAAATGGATGTGCCAAGAATAAAAGGGTTGGTTTGGTTTGAAACTAAAACTAAAAAGATCGAATTCAATTGATGATTCGGGTGTTTTTTAACCTGTAAAGTGTTGGCTCCCGGGGTCGGATTCGAACCGACGACCAATTGGTTAACAGCCAACTGCGCTACCACTGCGCTACCCGGGATTAGTAATGTGAAAGATGGGGAAATGAAGGGGAGCGCACTTCGCTGGCGCTTCGTGTGTGGGGGAGCCCCTTCGTTTCGTTGTGCGAAACTGCGGGGCTACTATAAAGAACTTGTTTTAGTTTTTCAACGTTTTTCACGGCAATGGGTGTGGGGGAGAGGCTTTAATCTGTATTTGACGTTGGTTAAGTCTATTTCATTTGACAATGTCCCATCTTTTATTTTCCAGTCAAATCAATAAGTATTGATTTTTTCTGTGGATTGTTGCTACCCTAATGCGGTTGTCTTCATTTTTTAATTTTTTATTCCTTTTTTATATGGACAAGAATTTCTTTGTAGCGTTCACCATTGCGATCGGCGGAAGCGCCCCAGCCATCGGAATCGGACTTTTAGCGTCTAAAGCCATGGAAGCGATCGGCCGCAACCCGGAAGCCGCAGGTGTGATCCAAACCGCTATGATTTTGGCCATCGCGTTCTGCGAAGCCATCGCCATTTACTCTTTGGTTATTGCTTTGATCATCAAATTCGTTTAATTCGTCATCCGTTCATCTTTTTTTAATTTTTTATTCATCATTATTATGGACAAGAATTTCTTTGTAGCGTTCACCATTGCGATCGGCGGAAGCGCCCCAGCCATCGGAATCGGACTTTTAGCGTCTAAAGCCATGGAAGCGATCGGCCGCAACCCGGAAGCCGCAGGTGTGATCCAAACCGCTATGATTTTGGCCATCGCGTTCTGCGAAGCCATCGCTATTTACTCTTTGGTCATTGCTTTGATCATCAAATTCGTTTAATTCGTCACTCGTTAAATTTTTGCTCCTATGGAACTCATTGAAAAACTAGGAATTGATGTAAAACTTTTACTCACTCAAATCGTGACGTTTGTTGTATTGCTCACGATTTTGACGTATTTGATTTATAAGCCGATTTTGAATTTGCTCGACAAACGCAAGTCCATGATTGAGAAAAATGTGGAAGACACGCGCCGCATCGAGGAACGATTGGCGCAATTGGAAAAAGAACGCGCTGAGGTTTTGGCTGAGGCCTCCAAAAAAGCCATGGCTGTGATTGAACAAGCTAAGGCGCATGGAGAAGAGGAACGTGAAAAGATTCTCGCCAATACCAAGAAGGAAGTTTCTATGATTGCCACGCGTTATCGTGCGGAACTTAATGCGGAAAAGACGCAAATGGTGCGTGAAGTGAAAAAAGAAGTGGCTGAACTCATTGTAAAGAGTTGCGAGAAAATTTTACGAAAAGAATTCGCGACCGCGGATCAAAAACGTTTGGAAGGAGCGATCAAGGAAGAATTG
The Candidatus Gracilibacteria bacterium genome window above contains:
- a CDS encoding M43 family zinc metalloprotease, with translation MKNYFAPIFSLILTACVENSPVKDENVFVNKCDTSAFRARYSAAVQKAIEIPICIHTVYPDEVTRASLEVEGTQEVESTDEAYTRIYVEYFNTFMAAVYHPLTGEQIRLDTKIWVYEFAPRDIIVDAEWGNVNAYSDSDPAGLTVRHDLAVSNNTEGCENLYIIKNDVLSPDKLFGYATFPDNAPQDNYILLWDTDEGDTDSSKIAHEFGHVLDLSHTDATGGDHVDDTPYDPGEDYCDIEADPNTGEVFGTCDAPYEEYGPDLPLDNIMASYARRYVFTVQQIERMHCTWNLYEDNIFPHYYYGNSFVNYKFQK
- a CDS encoding copper-translocating P-type ATPase produces the protein MNVHEHHESHEHEHHDHSEHEHHNAHVSAHEEHGGHGGHSPTMGMEGHDHHQMMIDDFKKRFWVSALLTLPVLVFSPMIQGFFGYELLLPGNAYFLLSLSSLVYFWGGWPFLKGCWVEIKSKGLGMMTLISMAISVAYFYSSATVFGLPGEDFFWELATLIDIMLLGHWLEMKSVLGASKALQLLVSMMPAEAHRVGKEGHVEDIQLEDLQQNDTILVKPGEKVPADGIVTEGESYLNESMLTGESKPVKKEVGMKVIGGSINGNGSLKIKVEHTGKDSYLNKVITLVQEAQKSKSKMQNLSDRAAKWLTYIALIIGFGTLAVWLALGFPFVYALERMVTVMVIACPHALGLAIPLVVAISTAISAQNGLLIRNRTAFEESRKITTLLFDKTGTLTRGDFGVTRIESVSTHYFSPEILRLASALEQSSEHPIAVGIMNKIKQEKIPVPSLEHFVAIPGKGVEGKVEGKEIKVVSPGYLKDKNIEIPKGAFGHGAETVVFVFIDNVLAGYVALADSIRPESAEAIRVFKKNKIKVMMATGDNEGVAKAVSDELGLDGYYAGVLPHQKVEIVKELQAKGEFVAMTGDGVNDAPALAQADVGIAVGSGTDVAAETADIILVNSNPQDIAKLILFGKATYNKMIQNLIWATGYNVIAIPLAAGVFYSFGFTLGPALGAVFMSLSTIIVAINAQLLRKSISK
- a CDS encoding PH domain-containing protein — encoded protein: MLLHWLSHKYFIDYADKKLIERKGFFSTKEKLFDLKNIREIQINQGLFGKLFHYGDILLSASASGGYQETICLKKIQNPRESMEILKSCI
- the atpE gene encoding ATP synthase F0 subunit C: MDKNFFVAFTIAIGGSAPAIGIGLLASKAMEAIGRNPEAAGVIQTAMILAIAFCEAIAIYSLVIALIIKFV
- the atpE gene encoding ATP synthase F0 subunit C, with product MDKNFFVAFTIAIGGSAPAIGIGLLASKAMEAIGRNPEAAGVIQTAMILAIAFCEAIAIYSLVIALIIKFV
- the atpF gene encoding F0F1 ATP synthase subunit B, translated to MELIEKLGIDVKLLLTQIVTFVVLLTILTYLIYKPILNLLDKRKSMIEKNVEDTRRIEERLAQLEKERAEVLAEASKKAMAVIEQAKAHGEEEREKILANTKKEVSMIATRYRAELNAEKTQMVREVKKEVAELIVKSCEKILRKEFATADQKRLEGAIKEELAGVRR